A part of Gambusia affinis linkage group LG21, SWU_Gaff_1.0, whole genome shotgun sequence genomic DNA contains:
- the LOC122823927 gene encoding lipocalin-like, protein MTTTVLRMLTALTCVLAACANTVPVPDFSLEKVAGKWYVVGFATNAQWFVNRKDTMKMGTSMMVPTDTGDLDFSYATLNADGTCWRMSHLALKTDTPGRFTFHSQAWNNDNDLRYVDVVYDSYAVIHTIKTREGATQVLNQLYSRSPEISADLQQKFTQYSLETGVLAENIVTFPPNSECPEATVAPNTTPKPTLKPV, encoded by the exons ATGACGACCACAGTGCTGAGAATGCTGACCGCCCTCACCTGCGTGCTGGCTGCATGCGCCAACACAGTGCCTGTACCAGACTTCAGCCTGGAgaag GTTGCAGGAAAGTGGTACGTGGTTGGTTTTGCAACCAATGCTCAGTGGTTTGTGAATCGTAAAGACACAATGAAGATGGGTACTTCCATGATGGTGCCCACTGACACAGGAGACCTGGATTTCTCTTATGCCACACTGAA TGCTGATGGGACCTGCTGGAGGATGTCTCACCTGGCGTTGAAAACAGACACTCCTGGACGCTTCACCTTCCACAGCCAGG CCTGGAACAACGACAATGACCTGCGCTATGTTGACGTTGTGTACGACAGCTATGCTGTGATCCACACCATCAAGACAAGAGAGGGAGCTACACAGGTTCTCAACCAGCTCTACA GCCGCAGTCCTGAGATCAGCGCTGACCTGCAGCAGAAGTTCACTCAGTACTCACTGGAAACTGGCGTCCTTGCTGAAAACATTGTTACTTTCCCACCAAACA GTGAGTGCCCTGAGGCCACAGTAGCCCCCAACACAACCCCCAAACCAACCCTCAAACCAGTTTAA